TAGGGCGCCGCTGCCCACCGGGCCCGGTTTTATGTGGTTCCCGCTGACGGACACCATCGAATACTCCCTGGACGCCGTGAAGAAAGCCGCCGACTACGTGCAGGACTGGATCGACTCCGTCAAGGCCGACCACCCGTCGGTGACGCTGCTCGGCTTCTCCATGGGAATGGCCATGGCCACCACGCTGCTCCGGTACCGGCCCGCGGACTACGCCGCCGTCGTCGGGCTTTCCGGGTTTGTGGTCAATGCGGACGGCGATCCTGCGTTCCGGGACAGCGAACTTGACGGTACCGTCCCCCTGTTCTGGGGCCGCGACCAGCAGGACCCGGTGATCACCCCGGACAAGATCGAATACACCATGGGCTGGGTCCGCGGCCACGTCAAGCTCACCAAGGTGCTGTATACGGGAATGTGGCACGGCATCAACCAGCAGGAAATCGGCCACGTCTCCGAGTTCCTGACGCACGAGGTGCTGAACAAGTAAACGCCCCGTAGGGGTACAGCTTTTTCAGGCCTCCGGGGCGACGATCCTGACCGTGCGGCCGTTGACGTTGACGGTGTCGCCGTTGTGCAGTTGGCGGCCGCGGCGTTCATCGATTTCGCCGTTCACCTTAACAAGTCCGCTTTTGATGAGCTCGGCCGCTTCCACGCCGTCTTCCACCAGGCTGGCAAGCTTCAGGAGCTGGCCGAGCCGGATCATGCTGTCACGGATGGGGATCTCTTCGATGTCCTGGTTGCTCATACAGCAATGATGCCTGACGTAAGGTGAATTCAATGACCCACCCCCCACGGCTGCCGCTGCTCGTTGGCCTTCCCCTGGCAGTCGCTGCCGGGCTGGCCATTCCCGTCCAGGGCCGCATCAACGGCGCCCTCGGCGTCCGCTTGGGTGACGGCATCGCCGCGGCCGTGGTGAGCTTCAGCACCGGCCTGATCCTGATCGCCATCATCGCGCTGCTGCTGCCCAGGGGCCGGGCCGGCCTGGCACGGATTATCCCGGCCCTCAGGGAGCGCAGCTTTCCGCGGTACTACGTCCTCGCCGGCGGCGTGGGCGCGTTCTTCGTCTTTGCCCAGTCCACAACCGTTGGCCTGCTCGGGGTGGCCCTGTTCACCGTGGCCACCGTCACCGGACAGACCCTCAGCGGCCTGCTCGTGGACCGGCTCGGGATCGGCCCCGGCGGCAAGCGCGGCATCACCGGCGTGCGCATCATCGGAAGTGTGCTCACCATCATTGCCGTGGCCTGGGCCGTGTCCCCGCGCTTTGGCAACGCCGCCGACGTCGGGCTGCTCCTGCTGCCGCTCATGCTGCCACTGGCGGCGGGATTCCTGATGAGTTTCCAGCAGGCCATGAACGGGACCGCAACCCTGCACTACGGCACGCCGATCGCGGCAACCCTGGTCAACTTCATCGCCGGGGGCCTGCTCCTCTGGATTGTGTGGGGCATCAAAGTCGCCGTGGCGGGCGCCGGGAATCCGCTGCCCGGAGAGTGGTGGTACTACCTTGGCGGGCCCATGGGCTGTATCTTCATCGGGCTGGCTGCCGTGCTGGTCCGCGGGCTGGGCGTTTTGGTGACCGGGCTGGGCATGATCGCGGGGCAGCTGGCGGGTTCGCTGATCCTTGACGTTGTGGTCCCCGCCCCGGGCTCCGTGGTGGCGCTGCCCACCATCCTGGGGACCATCCTGACGCTGGCCGCAATCCTGGTGGCCACCCTGCCCTGGCCCCGCGGTGCATTCCGCCGCTGACGCGCCACCGCGCCACCGCGCCGCAGCGGCCGGTAGGCTAGGACACGCAGTCCTCTGCACCTTGCTTCCAGCACCCGCTTCCTTCGCCCGCCCCGGCCCGCACCCCGCGGGACTTGCACTTCCGTGCATCGGGGCCAGATAACGCGGACCGCACCCAGCGGCCCTGTAGAATTGGAGTTCCACCATGGCACCAAAGTCCGTCCTCGACCAGGTCATTTCCCTCTCCAAACGGAGGGGCTTCGTGTTCCAGGCCGGTGAGATCTACGGCGGTTCGCGTTCGGCCTGGGATTACGGGCCCCTGGGTGCCGAGCTGAAGGAAAACATCAAGCGCCAGTGGTGGCAGTCCATGGTCCGCGGCCGCGAAGACGTGGTGGGCCTGGACTCCTCGGTCATCCTGCCCCGCCAGGTCTGGGAAGCATCCGGCCACGTGGACGTCTTCTCCGATCCGCTGGTGGAGTGCCTTTCCTGCCACAAGCGCTACCGCGCCGACCACCTCGAGGAAGAATACGAGGAAAAGAAGGGCCGCCCTGCCGAGAACGGCCTGAAGGACATTGCCTGCGCCAACTGCGGCACCCGGGGCCAATGGACGGAACCGCAGGAATTCTCCGGCCTTCTGAAGACCTACCTCGGCCCCGTGGCGAGCGAAGAGGGGCTGCACTATCTGCGTCCTGAAACGGCGCAGGGCATTTTTGTGAACTTCAGCAACGTGCTCACCACCTCCCGGAAGAAGCCCCCTTTCGGCATCGGCCAGATCGGCAAGTCCTTCCGGAACGAGATCACCCCGGGCAACTTCATCTTCCGCACCCGCGAGTTCGAACAGATGGAAATGGAATTCTTCGTTGAGCCCGGCACGGACGAAGAGTGGCACCAGTACTGGATGAAGGAGCGCATGTCCTGGTACACCGGGCTGGGCATCCGTGCGGAGAACCTGCGCTTCTTCGAACACCCCCTGGAGAAGCTCAGCCACTACTCCAAGGGCACCACGGACATCGAATACCGCTTCGGGTTCCAGGGCTCCGAGTGGGGCGAGCTGGAAGGCATCGCCAACCGGACGGACTTTGACCTCTCCACGCACTCCAAGGCATCCGGCCAGGACCTGAGCTACTTCAACCAGGCCACCAACGAGCGCTACACCCCCTACGTCATCGAGCCGGCCGCGGGCCTGACCCGGTCCTTCATGGCCTTCCTCGTGGACGCCTACACCGAAGACGAGGCACCCAACGCCAAGGGCGGCGTCGATGTCCGCACCGTCCTGAAGCTTGACCCGCGGCTCGCCCCGGTCAAGGCCGCAGTGCTGCCGCTGAGCCGCAACGAGGACCTGTCCCCGAAGGCCAAGGACCTGGGCGCGCAG
The window above is part of the Pseudarthrobacter sp. IC2-21 genome. Proteins encoded here:
- a CDS encoding phospholipase, giving the protein MTEAQVFPAPVVLWSRPEDQRAGRPLLVLLHGYGANEQDLLSLADMLPEEFVVASLRAPLPTGPGFMWFPLTDTIEYSLDAVKKAADYVQDWIDSVKADHPSVTLLGFSMGMAMATTLLRYRPADYAAVVGLSGFVVNADGDPAFRDSELDGTVPLFWGRDQQDPVITPDKIEYTMGWVRGHVKLTKVLYTGMWHGINQQEIGHVSEFLTHEVLNK
- a CDS encoding RNA-binding S4 domain-containing protein; the encoded protein is MSNQDIEEIPIRDSMIRLGQLLKLASLVEDGVEAAELIKSGLVKVNGEIDERRGRQLHNGDTVNVNGRTVRIVAPEA
- a CDS encoding DMT family transporter, with protein sequence MTHPPRLPLLVGLPLAVAAGLAIPVQGRINGALGVRLGDGIAAAVVSFSTGLILIAIIALLLPRGRAGLARIIPALRERSFPRYYVLAGGVGAFFVFAQSTTVGLLGVALFTVATVTGQTLSGLLVDRLGIGPGGKRGITGVRIIGSVLTIIAVAWAVSPRFGNAADVGLLLLPLMLPLAAGFLMSFQQAMNGTATLHYGTPIAATLVNFIAGGLLLWIVWGIKVAVAGAGNPLPGEWWYYLGGPMGCIFIGLAAVLVRGLGVLVTGLGMIAGQLAGSLILDVVVPAPGSVVALPTILGTILTLAAILVATLPWPRGAFRR
- a CDS encoding glycine--tRNA ligase, coding for MAPKSVLDQVISLSKRRGFVFQAGEIYGGSRSAWDYGPLGAELKENIKRQWWQSMVRGREDVVGLDSSVILPRQVWEASGHVDVFSDPLVECLSCHKRYRADHLEEEYEEKKGRPAENGLKDIACANCGTRGQWTEPQEFSGLLKTYLGPVASEEGLHYLRPETAQGIFVNFSNVLTTSRKKPPFGIGQIGKSFRNEITPGNFIFRTREFEQMEMEFFVEPGTDEEWHQYWMKERMSWYTGLGIRAENLRFFEHPLEKLSHYSKGTTDIEYRFGFQGSEWGELEGIANRTDFDLSTHSKASGQDLSYFNQATNERYTPYVIEPAAGLTRSFMAFLVDAYTEDEAPNAKGGVDVRTVLKLDPRLAPVKAAVLPLSRNEDLSPKAKDLGAQLRKNWNIDFDDAGAIGRRYRRQDEIGTPFCITVDFDTLEDQAVTIRERDTMSQERVSLDKVEGYLAARLIGA